The proteins below are encoded in one region of Drosophila santomea strain STO CAGO 1482 chromosome 3R, Prin_Dsan_1.1, whole genome shotgun sequence:
- the LOC120454577 gene encoding protein mesh isoform X1, translating into MRFKLFVVCALACGFMAYVLANENISTEEFEDQIINAVPEPVKVTKPKSQAEFVEVPKATPAPKKAVEEKPKPKPLALQKPTLIPVVHVSSRGTDDVLTVAGLKPEKMFGALVMQNEYLGELGYDVDNSGYNWDPNNNVAPPTTYSTAAGGYTITAARLAELRSNFMYWYFDKDMYGGRGDYQFDIHASMTQLHKNLNFQLPFYGFRFNYTRLSLNGYLEFSDPPEYLTYPLVFPIKDWPIKRDPSFMGIFFSKCRVGRIYPSDIDQRTPGVYFRVERDLMGRTDRFGVEVRERTMWDIRQGVVGADTFIPKHVVIATWKNVSFAGGIDNSLYTTNTFQMVLATDEVYTYIIYNYAVLNWLSHTEAGGDTTKGEGGVPAYVGFNAGNGTQAYEYLPYSQNMVIRDLANRGWANGFPGRHIFRVDEQILIGSCNKDIDAALLPLTFAPESGNMLGGQVVNITGPCFDPAIRVTCHFDTKSVLGTYVDRNRVICVQPYLEAEGYIRFQISVGTQRFKWRGKYFVETPAAATEKIFFTTDDVHKKNPAEIRITWNQYNLTSNANANVMISLWGYRETKIEPQLEYIDVIEASYSNSGSYVITPSNYINRNNINRDMQFGFLQINLTQPDQYSGLAISPILWSRPIPLAWYMAPQWERQHGKRWARALCDNWIRADRFLRNFAADLPLCPCALDQAVLDKGRFRPDRECDKDSNPSCLRNRGAIHCVVSGTPVAQGAEQQCCYDRYGFLMLTYDQMWGSRPRRVHNLGKMPWNEASKVPSLSMWFHDMRPFYSCCSWQEEQAVGCETYRFERRPSQDCVAYQAPGIAGVFGDPHFVTFDGTAYTFNGLGEFVLARSVDESNKFEVQGRFEQLPVNYYGEVKATQLTAVAMRGNTTTTIEVRLRPLHARWRYRLDVLADGRRVYFDRESLKFQHFDGVTVYTPTYLLNQSQVVVQFDAGIGVEVVENEGYMTGRVFLPWKFINKTAGLFGNWSFNKLDDFMLPNGQVAQLNLNDLRSIHTNFGIKWMLTDREVPGVGAALFTREFGRMSSYYANATFQPNYVLDPADFLPTNRTYDLERAEELCGECMQCQYDYAMTLNRDLAHFTKNYYDTIVNMQAENAVRVVSCGVLQTPRFGRKLSFNFMPGAKVSFECNEGFILVGDQRRECLSNGLWNIPEYGYTECLREVYYTRRVAFIAIGIIFLVICPLMLCIVCGVYRYRQKQLKEDPQWQMPMLPRSRASSARNLRTLNYDDDSDTDASTLKKSRSYDKVYRTNEPLPGKPQIDFPAKKWDLDENDEDVTSSEGEKPKQLGRRSLHSASGTELDQHGSPVDEDHPDEDDDFDEADVHTGTTHPAGYHQPLSPEEADQLHRQQYSPTFSGLDSRTSGASSINYTPQAATQNRFGGVPVLPSNTQYYSRPPSSVNAVPLRTAPTPLTQDTGLPSPPVATSPTPSVQKSTEV; encoded by the exons ATCCCAACAACAATGTCGCCCCACCGACCACATACTCCACGGCAGCCGGAGGATACACCATAACCGCCGCCCGTCTGGCGGAGCTGAGGAGCAACTTCATGTACTGGTACTTCGACAAGGACATGTACGGCGGACGTGGCGACTACCAGTTCGACATCCACGCCTCCATGACGCAGCTGCACAAGAATCTGAACTTCCAGCTGCCCTTCTACGGTTTCCGATTCAACTACACCAGG CTCTCCCTCAACGGCTACTTGGAATTCTCGGACCCGCCGGAGTACCTCACCTACCCCCTGGTCTTCCCGATCAAGGACTGGCCCATCAAACGCGATCCCTCCTTCATGGGCATCTTCTTCAGCAAGTGCCGCGTGGGGCGTATTTATCCATCGGATATTGACCAGCGGACGCCTGGTGTTTACTTCCG AGTGGAACGTGATCTGATGGGACGCACGGACCGATTCGGCGTGGAGGTGCGGGAACGCACCATGTGGGACATCCGTCAGGGAGTCGTGGGCGCCGATACCTTCATCCCCAAGCACGTGGTGATCGCCACCTGGAAGAACGTCTCCTTCGCCGGCGGCATTGATAACTCCCTCTACACG ACAAACACCTTCCAAATGGTCCTGGCCACCGACGAGGTCTACACCTATATTATCTACAACTATGCCGTGCTCAACTGGCTTTCGCACACTGAGGCTGGAGGAGATACCACGAAGGGCGAGGGTGGAGTTCCTGCATAT GTCGGTTTCAATGCCGGTAATGGAACGCAGGCCTACGAGTACCTGCCCTACAGCCAGAACATGGTGATTCGCGACCTGGCCAACAGAGGTTGGGCCAACGGATTCCCGGGTCGCCACATTTTCCGCGTGGACGAGCAGATTCTAATTGGCTCCTGCAACAAGGATATCG ATGCGGCTCTGCTACCACTGACCTTTGCCCCCGAATCTGGCAACATGCTGGGTGGCCAAGTCGTCAACATTACTGGCCCCTGCTTCGATCCGGCCATCAGGGTGACCTGCCACTTCGACACGAAGTCCGTGCTGGGAACCTATGTGGATCGCAACCGAGTGATCTGTGTGCAGCCCTACCTGGAGGCCGAGGGCTACATTCGATTCCAGATCTCCGTGGGCACCCAGAGGTTCAAGTGGCGCGGAAAGTACTTTGTGGAGACGCCGGCTGCCGCAACCGAGAAGATATTCTTCACCACCGACGATGTGCACAAGAAGAACCCCGCCGAGATCCGCATCACCTGGAACCAGTACAATTTGACCTCGAATGCCAATGCCAACGTGATGATCTCGCTGTGGGGCTACCGCGAGACGAAGATCGAGCCGCAACTGGAGTACATCGATGTGATCGAGGCCTCCTACTCGAATTCCGGCAGCTACGTGATCACGCCCTCGAACTACATCAACCGCAACAACATCAACCGGGACATGCAGTTCGGATTCCTCCAGATCAATCTCACCCAGCCCGACCAGTACTCCGGATTGGCCATCAGTCC GATCCTCTGGTCGCGTCCGATTCCACTGGCCTGGTATATGGCGCCCCAGTGGGAGCGACAGCATGGAAAGCGATGGGCGCGAGCTCTCTGCGATAATTGGATTCGCGCCGACCGATTCCTCAG GAACTTTGCCGCCGACCTGCCGCTGTGCCCCTGCGCCCTGGACCAGGCTGTCCTGGACAAAGGACGCTTCCGCCCTGACCGCGAGTGCGACAAGGACTCGAACCCCAGCTGTCTGCGAAATCGCGGGGCCATCCACTGCGTGGTCAGTGGCACGCCAGT TGCCCAAGGAGCTGAGCAGCAGTGTTGCTACGATCGCTATGGCTTCCTGATGCTGACCTACGACCAAATGTGGGGCTCCCGTCCCCGTCGCGTGCACAACCTGGGCAAGATGCCCTGGAACGAGGCCAGCAAGGTGCCTTCGCTGTCCATGTGGTTCCACGACATGCGCCCCTTctactcctgctgctcctggcaggaggagcaggcggTGGGCTGCGAAACCTACCGCTTCGAGCGACGTCCCTCGCAGGATTGTGTGGCCTATCAGGCGCCTGGAATTGCCGGCGTGTTCGGCGATCCCCACTTTGTGACCTTTGATGGCACGGCCTACACCTTCAACGGTTTGGGAGAGTTCGTGCTGGCCCGCAGCGTGGATGAGAGTAATAAGTTTGAGGTCCAAGGACGATTTGAGCAGCTGCCAGTTAACTATTATGGCGAGGTGAAGGCCACCCAGTTGACAGCGGTTGCCATGCGGGGTAATACGACCACGACGATTGAGGTCCGTCTGCGTCCACTGCACGCCAGATGGCGCTATCGCCTGGATGTCCTGGCCGACGGACGAAGAGTTTACTTCGATCGGGAGAGTCTGAAGTTCCAGCACTTCGACGGTGTTACGGTTTATACCCCGACTTACCTGCTCAATCAGTCGCAGGTGGTGGTGCAGTTCGATGCTGGCATTGGAGTGGAGGTGGTGGAGAACGAGGGTTACATGACCGGTCGCGTCTTCCTGCCCTGGAAGTTTATA AACAAAACCGCCGGACTGTTTGGCAACTGGAGCTTTAATAAACTGGACGACTTCATGCTGCCCAACGGACAAGTGGCCCAACTCAATCTGAATGATCTGCGCAGCATTCATACCAACTTTGGCATCAAGTGGATGCTTACGGATCGCGAGGTTCCCGGAGTGGGAGCCGCTCTATTCACCCGAGAATTCGGTAGAATGTCCAGTTACTATGCGAACGCCACCTTCCAGCCGAATTATGTCCTGGATCCTGCGGACTTCCTGCCAACGAATCGCACCTACGATCTTGAAAGGGCCGAGGAACTCTGTGGAGAGTGCATGCAGTGCCAGTACGATTATGCGATGACTTTGAACAGAGACTTGGCTCACTTTACCAAGAACTACTACGACACCATAGTCAATATGCAGGCGGAAAATGCAGT ACGCGTGGTGTCCTGTGGAGTTTTGCAGACTCCTCGTTTTGGTCGCAAGCTGAGCTTTAACTTTATGCCTGGTGCCAAGGTGTCCTTTGAGTGCAACGAGGGCTTTATTCTGGTGGGCGATCAACGTCGCGAGTGTTTGTCGAACGGTCTGTGGAACATTCCGGAATATGGATACACCGAATGCCTAC GTGAGGTGTACTACACGCGTCGCGTCGCTTTCATTGCAATTGGCATTATCTTCCTGGTGATCTGCCCACTGATGCTGTGCATCGTGTGCGGAGTGTATCGCTATCGCCAGAAGCAGCTCAAGGAGGATCCACAGTGGCAGATGCCCATGCTGCCCCGTTCGAGGGCCAGTTCTGCTCGTAATTTAAGGACGCTGAACTACGACGACGACAGCGATACGGATGCCAGCACATTGAAGAAAAGTAGGTCCTACGACAAAGTATATCGCACGAACGAACCATTACCGGGCAAACcgcaaattgattttccagCTAAGAAATGGGATCTGGATGAGAACGACGAGGATGTGACCTCATCCGAAG GTGAGAAGCCGAAGCAGCTGGGTCGCCGCTCCCTGCACTCCGCCTCCGGCACGGAGTTGGATCAGCATGGCTCGCCGGTGGACGAGGATCATCCGGACGAGGACGATGACTTCGATGAGGCGGATGTCCACACGGGCACCACTCATCCAGCCGGATACCACCAGCCCCTGTCGCCGGAGGAGGCGGATCAGCTGCATCGCCAGCAGTACAGCCCCACCTTCAGTGGCCTGGACAGTCGCACCAGTGGCGCCAGTTCCATAAACTACACTCCACAGGCGGCGACGCAGAATCGCTTCGGAGGAGTGCCGGTGCTGCCCAGCAACACCCAGTACTACAGTAGACCCCCGTCGAGCGTGAACGCCGTGCCGCTCCGCACTGCGCCCACGCCCCTCACGCAGGATACTGGTCTGCCTTCGCCTCCAGTGGCCACCTCGCCCACTCCCTCGGTGCAGAAGTCCACGGAGGTCTGA
- the LOC120454577 gene encoding protein mesh isoform X2: protein MRFKLFVVCALACGFMAYVLANENISTEEFEDQIINAVPEPVKVTKPKSQAEFVEVPKATPAPKKAVEEKPKPKPLALQKPTLIPVVHVSSRGTDDVLTVAGLKPEKMFGALVMQNEYLGELGYDVDNSGYNWDPNNNVAPPTTYSTAAGGYTITAARLAELRSNFMYWYFDKDMYGGRGDYQFDIHASMTQLHKNLNFQLPFYGFRFNYTRLSLNGYLEFSDPPEYLTYPLVFPIKDWPIKRDPSFMGIFFSKCRVGRIYPSDIDQRTPGVYFRVERDLMGRTDRFGVEVRERTMWDIRQGVVGADTFIPKHVVIATWKNVSFAGGIDNSLYTTNTFQMVLATDEVYTYIIYNYAVLNWLSHTEAGGDTTKGEGGVPAYVGFNAGNGTQAYEYLPYSQNMVIRDLANRGWANGFPGRHIFRVDEQILIGSCNKDIDAALLPLTFAPESGNMLGGQVVNITGPCFDPAIRVTCHFDTKSVLGTYVDRNRVICVQPYLEAEGYIRFQISVGTQRFKWRGKYFVETPAAATEKIFFTTDDVHKKNPAEIRITWNQYNLTSNANANVMISLWGYRETKIEPQLEYIDVIEASYSNSGSYVITPSNYINRNNINRDMQFGFLQINLTQPDQYSGLAISPILWSRPIPLAWYMAPQWERQHGKRWARALCDNWIRADRFLRNFAADLPLCPCALDQAVLDKGRFRPDRECDKDSNPSCLRNRGAIHCVVSGTPVAQGAEQQCCYDRYGFLMLTYDQMWGSRPRRVHNLGKMPWNEASKVPSLSMWFHDMRPFYSCCSWQEEQAVGCETYRFERRPSQDCVAYQAPGIAGVFGDPHFVTFDGTAYTFNGLGEFVLARSVDESNKFEVQGRFEQLPVNYYGEVKATQLTAVAMRGNTTTTIEVRLRPLHARWRYRLDVLADGRRVYFDRESLKFQHFDGVTVYTPTYLLNQSQVVVQFDAGIGVEVVENEGYMTGRVFLPWKFINKTAGLFGNWSFNKLDDFMLPNGQVAQLNLNDLRSIHTNFGIKWMLTDREVPGVGAALFTREFGRMSSYYANATFQPNYVLDPADFLPTNRTYDLERAEELCGECMQCQYDYAMTLNRDLAHFTKNYYDTIVNMQAENAVRVVSCGVLQTPRFGRKLSFNFMPGAKVSFECNEGFILVGDQRRECLSNGLWNIPEYGYTECLREVYYTRRVAFIAIGIIFLVICPLMLCIVCGVYRYRQKQLKEDPQWQMPMLPRSRASSARNLRTLNYDDDSDTDASTLKKTKKWDLDENDEDVTSSEGEKPKQLGRRSLHSASGTELDQHGSPVDEDHPDEDDDFDEADVHTGTTHPAGYHQPLSPEEADQLHRQQYSPTFSGLDSRTSGASSINYTPQAATQNRFGGVPVLPSNTQYYSRPPSSVNAVPLRTAPTPLTQDTGLPSPPVATSPTPSVQKSTEV, encoded by the exons ATCCCAACAACAATGTCGCCCCACCGACCACATACTCCACGGCAGCCGGAGGATACACCATAACCGCCGCCCGTCTGGCGGAGCTGAGGAGCAACTTCATGTACTGGTACTTCGACAAGGACATGTACGGCGGACGTGGCGACTACCAGTTCGACATCCACGCCTCCATGACGCAGCTGCACAAGAATCTGAACTTCCAGCTGCCCTTCTACGGTTTCCGATTCAACTACACCAGG CTCTCCCTCAACGGCTACTTGGAATTCTCGGACCCGCCGGAGTACCTCACCTACCCCCTGGTCTTCCCGATCAAGGACTGGCCCATCAAACGCGATCCCTCCTTCATGGGCATCTTCTTCAGCAAGTGCCGCGTGGGGCGTATTTATCCATCGGATATTGACCAGCGGACGCCTGGTGTTTACTTCCG AGTGGAACGTGATCTGATGGGACGCACGGACCGATTCGGCGTGGAGGTGCGGGAACGCACCATGTGGGACATCCGTCAGGGAGTCGTGGGCGCCGATACCTTCATCCCCAAGCACGTGGTGATCGCCACCTGGAAGAACGTCTCCTTCGCCGGCGGCATTGATAACTCCCTCTACACG ACAAACACCTTCCAAATGGTCCTGGCCACCGACGAGGTCTACACCTATATTATCTACAACTATGCCGTGCTCAACTGGCTTTCGCACACTGAGGCTGGAGGAGATACCACGAAGGGCGAGGGTGGAGTTCCTGCATAT GTCGGTTTCAATGCCGGTAATGGAACGCAGGCCTACGAGTACCTGCCCTACAGCCAGAACATGGTGATTCGCGACCTGGCCAACAGAGGTTGGGCCAACGGATTCCCGGGTCGCCACATTTTCCGCGTGGACGAGCAGATTCTAATTGGCTCCTGCAACAAGGATATCG ATGCGGCTCTGCTACCACTGACCTTTGCCCCCGAATCTGGCAACATGCTGGGTGGCCAAGTCGTCAACATTACTGGCCCCTGCTTCGATCCGGCCATCAGGGTGACCTGCCACTTCGACACGAAGTCCGTGCTGGGAACCTATGTGGATCGCAACCGAGTGATCTGTGTGCAGCCCTACCTGGAGGCCGAGGGCTACATTCGATTCCAGATCTCCGTGGGCACCCAGAGGTTCAAGTGGCGCGGAAAGTACTTTGTGGAGACGCCGGCTGCCGCAACCGAGAAGATATTCTTCACCACCGACGATGTGCACAAGAAGAACCCCGCCGAGATCCGCATCACCTGGAACCAGTACAATTTGACCTCGAATGCCAATGCCAACGTGATGATCTCGCTGTGGGGCTACCGCGAGACGAAGATCGAGCCGCAACTGGAGTACATCGATGTGATCGAGGCCTCCTACTCGAATTCCGGCAGCTACGTGATCACGCCCTCGAACTACATCAACCGCAACAACATCAACCGGGACATGCAGTTCGGATTCCTCCAGATCAATCTCACCCAGCCCGACCAGTACTCCGGATTGGCCATCAGTCC GATCCTCTGGTCGCGTCCGATTCCACTGGCCTGGTATATGGCGCCCCAGTGGGAGCGACAGCATGGAAAGCGATGGGCGCGAGCTCTCTGCGATAATTGGATTCGCGCCGACCGATTCCTCAG GAACTTTGCCGCCGACCTGCCGCTGTGCCCCTGCGCCCTGGACCAGGCTGTCCTGGACAAAGGACGCTTCCGCCCTGACCGCGAGTGCGACAAGGACTCGAACCCCAGCTGTCTGCGAAATCGCGGGGCCATCCACTGCGTGGTCAGTGGCACGCCAGT TGCCCAAGGAGCTGAGCAGCAGTGTTGCTACGATCGCTATGGCTTCCTGATGCTGACCTACGACCAAATGTGGGGCTCCCGTCCCCGTCGCGTGCACAACCTGGGCAAGATGCCCTGGAACGAGGCCAGCAAGGTGCCTTCGCTGTCCATGTGGTTCCACGACATGCGCCCCTTctactcctgctgctcctggcaggaggagcaggcggTGGGCTGCGAAACCTACCGCTTCGAGCGACGTCCCTCGCAGGATTGTGTGGCCTATCAGGCGCCTGGAATTGCCGGCGTGTTCGGCGATCCCCACTTTGTGACCTTTGATGGCACGGCCTACACCTTCAACGGTTTGGGAGAGTTCGTGCTGGCCCGCAGCGTGGATGAGAGTAATAAGTTTGAGGTCCAAGGACGATTTGAGCAGCTGCCAGTTAACTATTATGGCGAGGTGAAGGCCACCCAGTTGACAGCGGTTGCCATGCGGGGTAATACGACCACGACGATTGAGGTCCGTCTGCGTCCACTGCACGCCAGATGGCGCTATCGCCTGGATGTCCTGGCCGACGGACGAAGAGTTTACTTCGATCGGGAGAGTCTGAAGTTCCAGCACTTCGACGGTGTTACGGTTTATACCCCGACTTACCTGCTCAATCAGTCGCAGGTGGTGGTGCAGTTCGATGCTGGCATTGGAGTGGAGGTGGTGGAGAACGAGGGTTACATGACCGGTCGCGTCTTCCTGCCCTGGAAGTTTATA AACAAAACCGCCGGACTGTTTGGCAACTGGAGCTTTAATAAACTGGACGACTTCATGCTGCCCAACGGACAAGTGGCCCAACTCAATCTGAATGATCTGCGCAGCATTCATACCAACTTTGGCATCAAGTGGATGCTTACGGATCGCGAGGTTCCCGGAGTGGGAGCCGCTCTATTCACCCGAGAATTCGGTAGAATGTCCAGTTACTATGCGAACGCCACCTTCCAGCCGAATTATGTCCTGGATCCTGCGGACTTCCTGCCAACGAATCGCACCTACGATCTTGAAAGGGCCGAGGAACTCTGTGGAGAGTGCATGCAGTGCCAGTACGATTATGCGATGACTTTGAACAGAGACTTGGCTCACTTTACCAAGAACTACTACGACACCATAGTCAATATGCAGGCGGAAAATGCAGT ACGCGTGGTGTCCTGTGGAGTTTTGCAGACTCCTCGTTTTGGTCGCAAGCTGAGCTTTAACTTTATGCCTGGTGCCAAGGTGTCCTTTGAGTGCAACGAGGGCTTTATTCTGGTGGGCGATCAACGTCGCGAGTGTTTGTCGAACGGTCTGTGGAACATTCCGGAATATGGATACACCGAATGCCTAC GTGAGGTGTACTACACGCGTCGCGTCGCTTTCATTGCAATTGGCATTATCTTCCTGGTGATCTGCCCACTGATGCTGTGCATCGTGTGCGGAGTGTATCGCTATCGCCAGAAGCAGCTCAAGGAGGATCCACAGTGGCAGATGCCCATGCTGCCCCGTTCGAGGGCCAGTTCTGCTCGTAATTTAAGGACGCTGAACTACGACGACGACAGCGATACGGATGCCAGCACATTGAAGAAAA CTAAGAAATGGGATCTGGATGAGAACGACGAGGATGTGACCTCATCCGAAG GTGAGAAGCCGAAGCAGCTGGGTCGCCGCTCCCTGCACTCCGCCTCCGGCACGGAGTTGGATCAGCATGGCTCGCCGGTGGACGAGGATCATCCGGACGAGGACGATGACTTCGATGAGGCGGATGTCCACACGGGCACCACTCATCCAGCCGGATACCACCAGCCCCTGTCGCCGGAGGAGGCGGATCAGCTGCATCGCCAGCAGTACAGCCCCACCTTCAGTGGCCTGGACAGTCGCACCAGTGGCGCCAGTTCCATAAACTACACTCCACAGGCGGCGACGCAGAATCGCTTCGGAGGAGTGCCGGTGCTGCCCAGCAACACCCAGTACTACAGTAGACCCCCGTCGAGCGTGAACGCCGTGCCGCTCCGCACTGCGCCCACGCCCCTCACGCAGGATACTGGTCTGCCTTCGCCTCCAGTGGCCACCTCGCCCACTCCCTCGGTGCAGAAGTCCACGGAGGTCTGA